The following are from one region of the Pleurodeles waltl isolate 20211129_DDA chromosome 4_1, aPleWal1.hap1.20221129, whole genome shotgun sequence genome:
- the LOC138287044 gene encoding olfactory receptor 8U1-like, with protein sequence MAGANMTFWMEFVLLGLTENAKLQIPLFVLFLNVYIITMMGNLSIILLIRISPSLHTPMYFLLMNLSFVDLCYSSIITPNMLANILSKEKTIIFLACATQMFFFIGVGSTEVFLLAVMAYDRYAAICKPLFYNTIMTKSTCIYLVVGAYCVAFLHALLHTICTFRLSFCKSNEIIHFYCDEPPLLKISCSDTSLNVIMMVFVAGGLILGSLIFILVSYAYIVNTILNIISSEDRWRAFSTCSSHLACVVLLFGTLVFMYLRPSSKYSMEQDRMASVFYTMVIPMLNPLIYSLRNKEVKGAVRKIMCRRTPIDTFH encoded by the coding sequence ATGGCAGGAGCAAACATGACCTTTTGGATGGAATTCGTCCTCCTTGGACTCACAGAAAATGCAAAACTTCAGATTCCACTGTTTGTGCTGTTCCTCAATGTTTATATCATCACCATGATGGGGAATTTAAGTATAATACTTCTGATCAGGATTTCTCCATCTCTTCACACACCTATGTATTTCTTACTCATGAATCTATCCTTCGTAGACCTCTGCTATTCCTCCATCATAACTCCTAATATGTTAGCCAATATTCTGTCAAAGGAAAAAACTATTATATTTTTAGCATGTGCAACACAGATGTTTTTCTTTATAGGGGTGGGGAGTACGGAGGTTTTTCTTTTAGCAGTGATGGCCTATGACCGCTACGCAGCTATATGCAAACCATTGTTTTATAACACCATTATGACCAAGTCAACTTGCATTTATCTTGTAGTGGGGGCATATTGTGTAGCATTTCTTCATGCCCTATTGCATACTATTTGTACCTTCAGGTTGTCATTCTGTAAGTCAAATGAAATCATCCATTTCTACTGCGATGAACCGCCACTTCTAAAGATATCCTGCTCGGACACTTCGCTTAACGTCATTATGATGGTTTTTGTGGCTGGAGGTCTTATCCTTGGATCACTTATATTCATTTTGGTATCTTATGCCTACATTGTCAACACCATTCTTAATATCATCTCCTCAGAGGATAGGTGGAGGGCCTTTTCTACTTGTTCATCTCATTTGGCATGTGTCGTCCTATTATTTGGAACGCTTGTCTTCATGTACCTCAGACCCAGCTCAAAGTACTCTATGGAGCAGGACCGCATGGCTTCAGTGTTCTACACAATGGTGATCCCCATGTTAAACCCATTAATCTACAGTTTGAGAAACAAGGAAGTAAAAGGTGCAGTTAGAAAGATTATGTGCAGGAGAACACCTATAGACACATTCCACTAA